In Blastopirellula sediminis, the following proteins share a genomic window:
- a CDS encoding serine/threonine-protein kinase has translation MSNEKFGPYVIHETLGRGGMGTVYVGVDERTGDRAAIKVLHGGAARGGARERFEREIETLKTLRDPHIVRLFGYGEEPAGMFYAMELIEGNSLAELIQRKRDFTWREAFEIGLAVAQGLKHAHDFGVIHRDVKPANILIDNDGNVKISDFGIARLFGASGVTADGGIIGTADFMAPEQAFGDPVSPRSDLYSLGAVIYAMLAKQPPFRARTVTEALDKLRHSDPPPIDRLCDGVPTEAADIIHRLLEKRPRDRFPTATAVIRRIEALLESEIPDEEAFRIESASIETQTPEMDDYRLKGVASESAQLIADDETRVAPEPAAPEPPTPASQTKHFTTVAQDRKSGRYFTSEQEPTSNWRAHLQTGLIAIALIVIVVLIFWLPRSPSADTMFEQISAAVDAGQLDESGDKLDLFLATYPDDPRAVEIEAWKEELSLNRRERRYRLTMQLGQKSDTFDAVEIAYIDALRLIDANPEEAAAKLRALLAVYGPPDRLTGDAGRCLTLAQRRLEQLDKQLAETSRKQLAEIGARLAAADKLAEDEPEQARQIYQGLINLYGDKPWAWEAMEKAQAALEKLPEPKPAETPAPEAVEETTEKEPAEETAPPMEKPEPPASESE, from the coding sequence ATGTCTAACGAAAAATTCGGCCCGTATGTAATCCACGAAACGCTTGGTCGCGGCGGCATGGGAACCGTCTACGTCGGCGTTGATGAACGAACCGGCGATCGTGCGGCGATCAAAGTCCTGCACGGCGGCGCGGCCCGCGGCGGCGCTCGCGAGCGATTTGAACGCGAGATCGAAACGCTCAAGACCCTTCGAGATCCGCACATCGTTCGCCTGTTCGGCTATGGCGAAGAGCCGGCCGGCATGTTCTACGCGATGGAACTGATCGAAGGAAACAGCCTGGCCGAGTTGATCCAGCGTAAACGCGACTTCACCTGGCGTGAAGCGTTCGAGATCGGCCTGGCGGTCGCCCAAGGTTTGAAACATGCCCACGACTTCGGCGTCATCCATCGCGACGTGAAGCCGGCGAACATCCTGATCGACAACGACGGCAACGTGAAGATCTCCGACTTCGGCATCGCACGTCTCTTTGGAGCGAGCGGCGTCACCGCCGATGGTGGGATCATCGGTACCGCCGACTTCATGGCGCCGGAGCAAGCCTTCGGCGATCCGGTCAGCCCGCGCAGCGATCTCTATAGTCTGGGCGCGGTGATCTACGCGATGCTGGCCAAGCAGCCGCCGTTCCGGGCTCGAACCGTTACCGAAGCGCTCGACAAGCTCCGCCACTCCGATCCGCCGCCGATCGATCGTCTCTGCGACGGCGTTCCGACCGAAGCGGCCGATATCATTCATCGCCTTCTGGAAAAGCGCCCCCGCGATCGCTTTCCGACCGCAACGGCGGTGATCCGCCGCATCGAAGCGTTGCTCGAGTCGGAGATCCCCGACGAAGAGGCGTTTCGCATTGAGTCCGCGTCAATCGAAACGCAGACGCCGGAGATGGACGACTATCGCTTGAAGGGAGTCGCCAGCGAATCGGCTCAGCTGATCGCCGATGACGAAACGCGAGTAGCGCCGGAGCCTGCCGCGCCGGAACCTCCCACGCCGGCGAGTCAAACCAAGCATTTCACAACGGTCGCCCAAGATCGCAAGTCAGGCCGCTATTTCACCAGCGAACAAGAACCGACCTCGAATTGGCGCGCCCATCTGCAAACCGGTTTGATCGCCATCGCCCTGATCGTGATCGTGGTGCTGATCTTCTGGCTCCCGCGCTCTCCCTCAGCCGATACGATGTTCGAGCAAATCTCTGCGGCAGTCGACGCCGGTCAGCTGGACGAATCGGGGGACAAGCTTGATTTGTTTTTGGCGACTTACCCGGACGATCCTCGCGCCGTTGAAATCGAAGCGTGGAAAGAAGAGCTGAGTCTAAACCGTCGTGAGCGGCGTTATCGTCTGACGATGCAGTTGGGGCAAAAGTCCGACACGTTCGACGCGGTCGAGATCGCTTACATCGACGCGCTGCGGCTGATCGACGCCAATCCGGAAGAAGCGGCCGCCAAGTTGCGGGCCTTGCTCGCCGTCTATGGTCCGCCCGATCGCCTGACCGGGGACGCTGGCCGCTGTCTCACCTTGGCCCAGCGTCGTTTGGAACAGCTCGACAAACAACTCGCCGAAACCAGCCGCAAACAACTGGCCGAAATCGGCGCTCGCCTAGCCGCAGCCGACAAGCTGGCGGAAGACGAGCCGGAGCAAGCGCGGCAGATCTACCAAGGCCTGATCAATCTCTATGGCGACAAGCCATGGGCCTGGGAAGCGATGGAGAAAGCGCAAGCTGCCCTGGAGAAGCTTCCAGAGCCGAAGCCTGCCGAGACGCCTGCACCGGAGGCAGTGGAAGAAACGACCGAAAAAGAACCGGCGGAAGAAACCGCACCTCCAATGGAGAAACCAGAACCGCCGGCGAGTGAATCAGAGTAG